The Amphiura filiformis chromosome 12, Afil_fr2py, whole genome shotgun sequence genome includes a region encoding these proteins:
- the LOC140165830 gene encoding monocarboxylate transporter 13-like — MSSTEMADTSNTQFNAQNSTQTQAPDHNEPPEAEGGWGYVIVASVFVVNFAILGWFQSQTFFFVEWQREFSSSSVEASVLVSIGVLIFGIFSPLGSILAAWIGARGTVITGGLFVSIGMLGTMFMESILGIILTWGVITGFGFALIYSPSVPMIGQYFDQHFTLANGVAYTGAAIGQIFVPLLADVLIDAYGWRGAMLLLSGIMSHLIAAGAVLRFRVKQKRVQKDKKFGKSDAFHDNEAYKADSGSRLGASVSESQTDTLDGLSMEQDMYAIKESTESVSANSSSVIAPKSESNDVIINQQSDLKGTAIFISLVRNIGFDIILVVFIFWASFFSHQ; from the exons ATGTCATCGACTGAAATGGCAGATACATCGAACACACAGTTTAACGCACAGAATAGTACACAGACGCAGGCACCAGATCACAATGAACCACCCGAAGCAGAAGGAGGTTGGGGATATGTCATTGTTGCGAGTGTTTTCGTTGTGAATTTTGCAATATTAGGCTGGTTCCAATCTCAAACGTTCTTTTTTGTCGAGTGGCAACGAGAATTCAGCTCCTCGTCGGTAGAAGCAAGTGTACTGGTATCGATCGGGGTACTGATATTTGGAATATTCA GTCCTCTGGGTAGTATCCTAGCCGCATGGATAGGAGCTCGTGGAACTGTCATAACTGGTGGTTTGTTTGTATCCATAGGAATGCTTGGTACAATGTTTATGGAATCAATATTGGGAATTATTTTAACATGGGGAGTTATAACAG gTTTTGGATTTGCTCTTATCTACAGTCCATCGGTACCAATGATTGGCCAGTACTTCGACCAACATTTCACTCTAGCCAACGGTGTCGCGTACACTGGAGCCGCAATCGGTCAAATATTCGTCCCATTACTTGCCGATGTCCTTATCGATGCATACGGATGGCGCGGAGCAATGTTGCTGTTATCTGGCATAATGAGCCACTTAATAGCGGCGGGTGCTGTTTTAAGGtttagggtaaaacaaaaacgtgtTCAAAAAGACAAGAAATTTGGAAAAAGTGACGCATTTCACGACAACGAAGCATATAAAGCAGACAGTGGATCTAGATTAGGGGCATCTGTCAGCGAAAGTCAAACGGACACTCTGGACGGTCTTTCAATGGAACAAGACATGTATGCTATCAAAGAAAGTACGGAATCAGTGTCGGCTAATAGCTCTTCGGTGATAGCACCAAAGAGTGAATCTAATGATGTGATAATCAATCAACAATCAGACTTAAAAGGAACAGCGATATTTATATCACTTGTACGAAATATAGGTTTCGACATTATTCTggtggtttttatattttgggcttcCTTTTTTTCACACCAGTAG
- the LOC140165318 gene encoding monocarboxylate transporter 12-like — translation MWMLSGIMCHLIVCGAVLRPTGDYKRFKERKVTKSDNVYNILEDNSPEAHEATLLTSHCTIQHDTEDNKIDTDETNNAIDSPSKRTKSPAKTSPAVKGSAMFIAKSLVQNIGFDIILVVFILMGFISFTPVAHKIPIALQAGISGSKAAILPTIFGVGSLIGRLIPSFIADFFNIRRDVINISAFVTCAVGNALLPFFNTFWLFAIYHFTYSIAHGVFNVFTHTTVQVIILKEHRIFGLGLATLFYSIGDGVGAICAGWLVDVTGNYNASLWLISGLAAIGAILLVFVTILTKRNMDKEEDKTNSN, via the exons ATGTGGATGCTCTCTGGTATTATGTGTCACTTGATAGTATGTGGTGCCGTTTTAAGACCCACGGGAGACTATAAACGATTTAAGGAGAGGAAAGTTACAAAAAGTGACAATGTTTACAACATATTGGAGGACAATTCACCAGAGGCTCATGAGGCGACATTGTTAACGTCTCATTGTACCATACAGCATGATACAGAGGACAACAAGATAGACACAGATGAAACTAATAATGCAATTGACTCACCTTCCAAACGGACAAAATCTCCTGCAAAAACCTCTCCGGCCGTTAAAGGAAGCGCTATGTTTATAGCCAAATCACTGGTGCAAAATATtggttttgatattattttggtAGTGTTCATCCTTATGGGCTTCATATCTTTCACACCAGTCGCTCACAAAATCCCTATAGCGTTACAAGCTGGAATAAGCGGATCAAAAGCCGCTATATTACCGACCATTTTTGGTGTCGGAAGCTTAATTGGTAGATTGATACCAAGTTTCATCGCAGATTTCTTCAATATTCGGAGAGACGTCATAAATATAAGCGCATTTGTGACATGTGCTGTTGGTAATGCGCTTCTTCCATTTTTCAATACTTTCTGGCTTTTCGCAATTTATCATTTTACTTATAGTATTGCTCATGGAGTCTTTAATGTTTTTACCCATACAACGGTTCAGGTGATTATCCTGAAAGAACACCGTATTTTTGGTTTGGGTCTTGCGACTCTCTTCTATTCAATCGGGGATGGAGTAGGAGCTATATGTGCAG GTTGGCTGGTAGATGTTACTGGAAATTATAACGCATCATTGTGGTTAATCTCCGGATTAGCAGCAATTGGTGCAATCTTACTGGTATTTGTGACCATCTTGACCAAGAGAAATATGGACAAAGAGGAAGATAAAACCAATAGTAACTAA